The Gloeobacter violaceus PCC 7421 DNA window AGCTATGTCCGGCAGCTAGGGATAGATACCGTCTTGCACTGCACATCCTAGTCGTCGCGGGCGGGCGGGTGCATGGGTCGGCAGTCTAAACTCTGCGATATTCTAAATGTGTCCTTTACAATACAGACCGTGACTTTTACTGCCCCTCAACCCCTGGGCGCCCTGCCGGACAGTCGGGGCCGCTTCGGCCGCTTCGGCGGCCAGTATGTCCCCGAGACGCTCATGAGCGCCCTGGCGCAACTGGAAGCCGCGTTCAATCAGTATAGGCACGATCCGCAATTTCTCGCCGAGTTCGCGGGCCATCTGCGCGACTTTGTCGGCCGGCCGACGCCGCTGTATTTTGCCGAGCGCCTCACCGCCCACTGGGGCGGGGGGCGCATTTTTCTCAAGCGCGAAGATCTCAACCACACCGGCGCCCACAAGATCAACAATGCCCTCGGACAGGCACTGTTGGCGTTGCGCATGGGCAAGCGCCGGATCATCGCCGAGACCGGCGCCGGTCAGCATGGGGTGGCGACGGCCACGGTCTGTGCCCGCTTTGGCCTGGAGTGCATTATCTATATGGGTGTGCACGACATCGAGCGCCAAAAGCTCAACGTCTACCGCATGAAGCTGTTGGGAGCCGAGGTGCGTCCGGTGGCCGCGGGCACGGGCACCCTCAAAGACGCCACCTCCGAGGCGATCCGCGACTGGGTCACCCACGTCGAAACCACCCACTACATCCTGGGTTCCGCCGCCGGTCCCCATCCGTACCCTTTGATGGTGCGCGAATTCCAGGCGGTGATTGGCCGCGAGACCCGCGTCCAGTGCCTGGAGCGCCTTGGCCGTCTGCCCGATGTGCTGATTGCCTGCGTAGGCGGCGGCTCCAACGCCATCGGGCTATTTCACGATTTTTTGGATGAACGGGCGGTGCGCCTGGTGGGCATCGAGGCGGCGGGCGAAGGGATCGAGACCGGCAAACACGCCGCCACCCTCACCGCCGGCCGGGCGGGGGTCCTGCACGGGGCGATGAGCTATGTGCTTCAAGACGAGCAGGGCCAGGTGCAAGAAGCCCATTCCCTCAGTGCCGGGCTCGATTACCCGGGCGTCGGCCCCGAGCACAGCTATCTCAAAGACATCGGCCGCGCCGAGTACTACAGCGTCACCGACAGCGAAGCGCTCGCGGCCCTCTCCCTGGTGTGCTCCACCGAGGGAATCATCCCTGCCCTGGAGACGGCCCATGCCTTTGCTTACCTGGGTATCCTCGCCTCCCAACTGCATTCGGAGCAAATCGTCGTGCTCAACTGCTCGGGGCGCGGCGACAAGGACATGGGCACCGTCGCCCGTGCCATGGGCTGGGGCAAGGAGGAGTAAAATCGGCGAAAGTCCGGTGATTCTCTCTGCGGATGCGCAGTTAGGCGCCTGGTCTCGTTCTTCGGGTACAAGCAAACTGCAGCGAGCATCCTTAGGCTGATAGGGCAACACGAGCGCGAGGCGGTGGTGACAAGGCAGCAGTGGGCCATGCTGGTGGTTGCGGGTGTGCTCGCCTGGGTGGCGTACCTGGTACTCGGCCCGTTTCTGCCGGCCATTGCCTGGGCGGCGA harbors:
- the trpB gene encoding tryptophan synthase subunit beta, translating into MSFTIQTVTFTAPQPLGALPDSRGRFGRFGGQYVPETLMSALAQLEAAFNQYRHDPQFLAEFAGHLRDFVGRPTPLYFAERLTAHWGGGRIFLKREDLNHTGAHKINNALGQALLALRMGKRRIIAETGAGQHGVATATVCARFGLECIIYMGVHDIERQKLNVYRMKLLGAEVRPVAAGTGTLKDATSEAIRDWVTHVETTHYILGSAAGPHPYPLMVREFQAVIGRETRVQCLERLGRLPDVLIACVGGGSNAIGLFHDFLDERAVRLVGIEAAGEGIETGKHAATLTAGRAGVLHGAMSYVLQDEQGQVQEAHSLSAGLDYPGVGPEHSYLKDIGRAEYYSVTDSEALAALSLVCSTEGIIPALETAHAFAYLGILASQLHSEQIVVLNCSGRGDKDMGTVARAMGWGKEE